In Chloroflexota bacterium, one DNA window encodes the following:
- a CDS encoding hydantoinase/oxoprolinase family protein: MAHNVAVDMGGTFTDLIATDGDTGLQVAKSLTTPASPSQGIFDALAKAEIDPAAIDYFVHGTTVGTNMLIERRGPRIGLITTQGFRDVLRIQRIVRPESFDLHWRKPRHLVDRALSLEVRERIGAHGEVVQALEEEDVVAAVERLRAEEVKAIAVSYLFSFLNPEHERRTREIVQELYPEAYVSISSDVFPQWREFERTSTTVIDAYLKPRIDEYLTSLEDELDRRGARGLLIMRSNGGVMATATAKAEPVTMIQSGPAGGVIGSLQLGQDLGLDPLMTADIGGTSFDACLVAGGRAAQTTTTELEFGIPIATPMLDIRSIGAGGGSIAWLDAAGLLKVGPQSAGADPGPASYGRGGTEPTSTDANVVLGRLDPAFKLGGDVQLVPEAARTAIERIGAQLGFSAERAAAGILEIMNSNMAETMRLLTIDQGIDPREFALVAFGGAGPLHGAYLADHLGMQRVIVPPFPGAFSALGALMADTRFDYMQTRITYSDNIDVETVQRDFDDLEQRARDDFAREGFGDAPAMQRSLDLRYYGQNWELEVPVAGGAITAEDIATARAAFDAEHDRQFGWSFPESAFEIVNMRLTAIARRREVLLPDVPPGPMPAPVKVGEVYFTEADGLLSTPFYHRDDLRAGNTFKGPAMIVEDDATAIVPPDWWARVEPQGSVILEVE; encoded by the coding sequence GTGGCACATAACGTCGCGGTCGATATGGGCGGCACCTTCACGGACTTGATCGCCACCGATGGCGACACCGGATTGCAAGTCGCAAAGTCGCTCACGACGCCCGCCTCGCCCTCACAGGGCATCTTCGACGCGCTGGCGAAAGCCGAAATCGACCCAGCCGCCATCGATTATTTCGTACACGGCACCACCGTCGGCACCAACATGCTCATCGAGCGCCGCGGGCCGCGAATCGGTCTCATCACGACCCAGGGCTTCCGGGATGTGCTGCGCATCCAGCGCATCGTGCGCCCGGAATCGTTCGACCTGCATTGGCGCAAGCCGCGGCACCTGGTGGACCGCGCGCTCAGCCTCGAGGTGCGGGAGCGGATCGGCGCGCACGGCGAGGTCGTGCAGGCGCTGGAGGAAGAAGACGTGGTGGCCGCGGTAGAGCGCTTGCGCGCCGAGGAAGTCAAGGCCATCGCCGTCAGCTATCTGTTCTCGTTCCTCAACCCCGAGCACGAGCGCCGCACGCGGGAAATCGTGCAGGAGCTCTACCCCGAGGCCTACGTTTCGATTAGCTCGGACGTGTTTCCCCAGTGGCGTGAGTTCGAGCGTACGAGCACGACGGTGATCGACGCCTACCTGAAGCCGCGCATCGACGAATACCTCACGTCGCTCGAAGACGAGCTGGATCGCCGCGGCGCGCGCGGACTGCTGATCATGCGCAGCAACGGGGGCGTCATGGCGACGGCAACCGCCAAGGCCGAGCCCGTCACCATGATTCAGAGCGGCCCGGCCGGCGGCGTGATCGGCAGCCTGCAACTGGGGCAAGACCTGGGGCTCGATCCGCTGATGACCGCCGACATCGGAGGCACCAGCTTCGACGCCTGCCTGGTGGCCGGCGGGCGGGCCGCGCAAACCACGACCACCGAGCTTGAGTTCGGCATACCCATCGCCACGCCCATGCTCGACATCCGTTCCATCGGGGCCGGCGGCGGCAGCATCGCCTGGCTGGACGCGGCCGGGCTGCTCAAGGTCGGCCCGCAGAGCGCCGGCGCCGATCCCGGCCCGGCGAGCTATGGCCGCGGCGGCACGGAGCCGACCTCAACCGACGCCAACGTGGTGCTGGGCCGGCTCGATCCCGCGTTCAAGCTCGGCGGCGACGTGCAGCTGGTGCCCGAGGCCGCCCGGACGGCGATTGAGCGGATCGGCGCGCAGCTGGGATTCTCGGCGGAGCGCGCCGCGGCGGGCATCCTCGAAATCATGAATAGCAACATGGCCGAGACGATGCGCCTGCTCACCATCGACCAGGGCATCGACCCGCGCGAGTTCGCCCTCGTCGCCTTCGGCGGCGCGGGCCCGCTGCACGGCGCCTACCTGGCGGACCACTTGGGAATGCAGCGTGTCATCGTGCCGCCGTTCCCCGGCGCGTTCAGCGCCCTGGGCGCGCTGATGGCCGACACCAGGTTCGACTACATGCAGACGCGCATCACCTACTCCGACAACATCGACGTCGAGACCGTACAGAGGGACTTCGACGATCTGGAGCAGCGGGCGCGCGACGACTTCGCGCGCGAGGGATTTGGCGATGCGCCGGCCATGCAGCGCAGCCTGGACCTGCGCTACTACGGCCAGAACTGGGAGCTCGAGGTCCCGGTCGCCGGCGGCGCCATCACCGCCGAGGACATCGCGACCGCGCGCGCGGCCTTTGACGCCGAGCATGATCGGCAGTTCGGCTGGAGCTTCCCGGAGTCGGCGTTCGAAATCGTCAACATGCGCCTGACGGCCATCGCCCGGCGGCGGGAGGTCCTCCTACCCGACGTACCACCCGGCCCCATGCCGGCGCCGGTCAAGGTGGGCGAGGTCTACTTCACCGAGGCCGACGGGCTGCTGTCCACGCCGTTCTATCACCGCGACGACCTGCGCGCCGGCAACACGTTCAAGGGCCCGGCGATGATCGTGGAAGACGACGCCACGGCAATCGTTCCGCCCGACTGGTGGGCGCGGGTCGAGCCGCAGGGCAGCGTGATTCTGGAGGTGGAGTGA
- a CDS encoding ABC transporter permease has product MGRYIVRRLLAAIPVILGVLLLVFVLLRLIPGDPVEVFYYSSDAGGTSNTSVSIDALEQARAKLRLDKSIPEQFAFYLWDVLRLDLGRSFRTKQPITDVIAEQFPSTLVLTLAGMAVTLFIGLVAGVISAMRHHTWVDYTSQFIAVLGVSVPNFLIGLILIYIFAINMNNFLPAIANGNGKELIMPALALGIGGAAIVARLTRSSMLDVMSRDYIRTARSKGVRESTVVWGHALKNALIPVVTIVGLQFGSLLIGAVVIEVVFSRKGIGFTLVKAILTRDYTVVQALVMLAATIYVIANLLVDVLYTYIDPRVRLA; this is encoded by the coding sequence ATGGGGCGATATATCGTCCGGCGGTTGCTCGCCGCGATCCCGGTAATCCTGGGCGTGCTGCTGCTGGTCTTTGTGCTCCTGCGCCTGATCCCGGGCGATCCCGTCGAAGTCTTCTACTACAGCAGCGACGCCGGCGGGACGTCCAACACCTCGGTCTCGATCGACGCCCTCGAGCAAGCGCGAGCCAAGCTGCGGCTCGATAAGTCCATTCCCGAGCAATTCGCCTTCTACCTGTGGGACGTGCTGCGGCTCGACCTTGGGCGTTCGTTCCGCACCAAGCAGCCCATCACGGACGTGATCGCCGAGCAATTCCCCTCGACGCTGGTGCTCACGCTGGCGGGCATGGCGGTGACGCTCTTCATCGGGCTGGTAGCCGGCGTGATTTCGGCCATGCGGCATCACACCTGGGTCGACTACACAAGCCAATTCATCGCGGTGCTCGGCGTTTCCGTGCCCAATTTCCTCATCGGACTCATATTGATCTACATCTTCGCCATAAATATGAATAACTTCCTGCCGGCCATTGCCAACGGCAATGGCAAGGAACTCATCATGCCCGCGCTCGCGCTGGGCATCGGGGGCGCAGCGATCGTGGCCCGGCTTACGCGCTCGTCCATGCTGGATGTCATGAGCCGCGACTACATCCGCACCGCGCGCTCGAAGGGTGTGCGCGAGAGCACCGTCGTCTGGGGCCACGCGCTCAAGAACGCGCTGATCCCCGTGGTCACGATCGTGGGCTTGCAGTTCGGCAGCCTGCTTATCGGCGCGGTGGTCATCGAAGTGGTGTTCAGCCGCAAGGGCATCGGCTTCACGCTGGTCAAGGCCATCCTCACGCGCGACTACACCGTGGTGCAGGCGTTGGTGATGCTGGCGGCCACGATCTACGTGATCGCGAACCTCCTCGTGGACGTGCTCTACACCTACATCGATCCGCGCGTCCGGCTCGCCTAG
- a CDS encoding L-rhamnonate dehydratase (catalyzes the formation of 2-keto-3-deoxy-L-rhamnonate from L-rhamnonate), which produces MANPMSRYFPAGSNMLRWVPDWPDFLVVVTAEDGTRGVGPGRYGRPVAAVIQDYLGPRIIGEPALATERLYDMLVRLCAPFGATGLASYAVSGIDLALWDLKGKVLEKPVYELLGGPARDSVQCYATCGDVDWVRELGFTAVKVPCPCGPVHGQVGLHRNIASVAAARECMGKDAQLMLDCWMSLDVEYGVQLAESLRPYSLAWIEEMLRPEDFDGYAQLRARLPWQTLASGEHWYTPYPFQHAASRRLVDILQPDIAWVGGLTPLIKICAIADAAGLTVIPHGGAGSPYGQHALVALPAIPLGEWYIATAPGVPLENGPLLPGTAVPKNGRLRPSDAPGFGVEIDADTLPAFR; this is translated from the coding sequence ATGGCGAATCCGATGTCGCGCTATTTCCCGGCCGGGTCCAACATGCTGCGCTGGGTGCCGGACTGGCCGGACTTCCTCGTCGTCGTGACGGCCGAGGACGGCACGCGGGGGGTGGGCCCCGGGAGGTATGGGCGGCCCGTGGCCGCCGTCATTCAGGACTACCTGGGACCGAGAATCATCGGTGAGCCCGCGCTCGCGACCGAGCGGCTGTACGACATGTTGGTCCGGCTGTGTGCGCCGTTCGGCGCCACCGGCCTCGCGTCGTACGCCGTCAGCGGCATTGACCTGGCGCTGTGGGATCTCAAGGGCAAGGTGCTGGAGAAGCCCGTCTACGAACTGCTCGGCGGACCGGCTCGAGACTCTGTCCAGTGCTACGCCACCTGCGGCGACGTGGACTGGGTCAGGGAGTTGGGCTTCACCGCCGTGAAGGTGCCCTGTCCCTGCGGTCCCGTCCATGGGCAAGTCGGCCTGCACCGCAACATCGCGAGCGTGGCGGCGGCCCGGGAGTGCATGGGCAAGGACGCGCAACTCATGCTCGACTGCTGGATGTCGCTCGACGTTGAATACGGCGTACAGCTGGCGGAATCGCTGCGCCCGTACAGCCTCGCGTGGATCGAGGAGATGCTCCGTCCAGAGGACTTCGACGGCTATGCACAGCTGCGGGCCCGCCTACCCTGGCAGACACTCGCAAGCGGCGAGCATTGGTACACCCCATATCCCTTCCAACACGCGGCGTCGCGCCGACTGGTCGACATCCTGCAGCCGGATATTGCATGGGTGGGCGGGTTGACGCCGCTGATCAAGATCTGCGCCATCGCGGACGCGGCGGGGCTGACCGTCATTCCGCACGGTGGGGCTGGGAGTCCGTATGGGCAACACGCCCTCGTCGCCCTTCCGGCGATTCCGCTTGGCGAGTGGTACATCGCCACGGCGCCGGGCGTTCCCCTGGAGAACGGCCCCTTGTTGCCGGGCACGGCCGTGCCCAAGAACGGCAGGCTGCGACCGTCCGACGCGCCCGGCTTCGGCGTGGAGATCGATGCCGACACGCTGCCGGCGTTTCGATAG
- a CDS encoding aldo/keto reductase encodes MEYRRLGRTGLEVSLVGLGTGGPSQLGQTRGTTRDLVRAFVRRALDLGINYFDTAPVYHDSESLLAHALDGLPRDETVIATKYPSVVDVHADAPPLAPPSVIRPSVEASLRRLRRDAIDIVLIHALRPELYDDCRERQVPELLRLKDDGLARFVGISGWPVMVGRAVADGWPDVVMPNYNLLTHAPERHVFPAARENDVGVVAMTPVRRAMADPVHLREMVRRMKDAGLVPPAALPDAQPLDWLIHGDVGSVIEAAYRFAAAPPEVACVLTGTADPFHLAANVAAVSRGPLPAADVERLRAAFGGHDEYFGD; translated from the coding sequence ATGGAGTATCGCCGGCTGGGCCGGACGGGCCTCGAAGTGTCGTTAGTCGGCCTCGGAACCGGTGGGCCAAGTCAGCTTGGCCAGACGCGCGGCACCACGCGTGATCTGGTTCGTGCCTTCGTGCGGCGCGCGCTCGACCTGGGTATCAACTACTTCGACACCGCGCCGGTGTATCACGACAGCGAATCGCTGCTCGCCCACGCGCTGGACGGCCTGCCGCGGGACGAGACTGTGATTGCGACCAAGTATCCGAGCGTGGTCGACGTGCACGCGGACGCGCCGCCCTTGGCGCCGCCGAGCGTCATTCGGCCGTCGGTCGAGGCGAGCCTGCGGCGACTCCGGCGGGACGCGATCGATATTGTGCTGATTCACGCGCTGCGGCCTGAGCTCTACGACGATTGCCGCGAGCGTCAAGTGCCCGAATTGCTGCGCCTGAAGGACGACGGCCTGGCTCGGTTCGTCGGCATTTCCGGATGGCCCGTGATGGTGGGCCGCGCCGTCGCTGACGGCTGGCCCGATGTGGTGATGCCCAACTACAACTTGCTGACGCACGCCCCCGAACGCCATGTGTTTCCAGCGGCCCGTGAAAACGACGTCGGCGTGGTCGCCATGACGCCCGTGCGACGCGCTATGGCCGATCCCGTGCACCTGCGCGAGATGGTGAGGCGGATGAAGGACGCGGGCCTGGTACCGCCTGCGGCACTTCCGGACGCGCAGCCGCTCGACTGGCTCATCCACGGCGACGTTGGGTCGGTGATCGAGGCGGCCTACCGCTTTGCGGCTGCGCCCCCGGAGGTCGCGTGCGTGTTGACGGGCACGGCCGATCCGTTCCATCTCGCAGCAAACGTCGCAGCCGTAAGTCGCGGTCCATTGCCCGCCGCTGACGTCGAGCGGCTGCGGGCAGCCTTCGGCGGCCACGACGAGTACTTCGGCGACTAG
- a CDS encoding ABC transporter substrate-binding protein: MALAGGVGVAALAACGEGEVEIREVEVEKIVTVTEIQQVEVEKVVTQEVIKEVEKAVVVEKEVVVEKEVVVEKEVIVEIEAETAARGALKGINLFRSDEAVPLGEWNPTRGGRITWGTPGPITSFNPVRMDQWSYRSGFPMYETLYTWAPNNRIVPRLAADMPELSDDRLTRRIPLRQDVSFHDGTPFNAEAVAFNFMLFLDESLERGEIAGTVGDVESLTVVDEFTVDLKTKTPQALFMQVLADRQITFASPAAYIQYREDIARNPVGTGPYKFKEWQEQVSVTYERNEDYAWAPEWATNKGAPYPDEFVIQILAQDAVARAAAFEAGEVDWIQHFQFIDMERFAKQDNRAILGRMSSGMPWFLHINSTRWPTDDIVVRKALNHAVNKKLVVQRGNGGIPRIAGNILTPGTIGYNEAMEDLYPWDVGLANKLLDDAGYARGDDGFRYRDGERMQVEFPNTPNPLSELYKLDIESSIGIFVDIPNVEFATYINDMAQGKYTHQWTGGRGPDADVLYAKYHTSNYGLPGRAFAFLNYNGEPGVATEGDPIDALLDGARAEFDESKRAEMWMEANRLIQEAAVNIPLADAMAQWFYNSDQIGGVAHSTLLDQAFAMDFYDKKGG, encoded by the coding sequence TTGGCCCTGGCGGGAGGCGTTGGCGTCGCCGCGCTCGCAGCGTGCGGCGAGGGCGAGGTAGAGATCAGGGAAGTCGAGGTCGAGAAGATCGTCACCGTCACCGAGATCCAACAGGTCGAGGTCGAGAAGGTGGTGACGCAGGAAGTCATCAAGGAAGTCGAGAAGGCCGTCGTCGTCGAGAAGGAAGTGGTCGTCGAGAAGGAAGTCGTCGTCGAGAAGGAAGTCATCGTCGAGATCGAGGCCGAGACGGCGGCGCGCGGCGCACTGAAGGGGATCAACCTCTTCCGCTCGGACGAAGCCGTTCCGCTCGGCGAGTGGAACCCGACCCGCGGTGGCCGCATCACCTGGGGTACGCCGGGTCCCATCACCTCGTTCAACCCGGTGCGCATGGACCAGTGGTCCTACCGCAGCGGCTTCCCGATGTACGAGACCTTGTACACCTGGGCGCCCAACAACCGAATCGTCCCGCGGCTGGCCGCCGACATGCCCGAGCTGTCGGATGACCGCCTGACGCGCCGCATCCCGTTGCGGCAGGACGTGTCCTTCCACGACGGCACGCCGTTCAACGCGGAGGCGGTGGCGTTCAACTTCATGCTCTTCTTGGACGAGAGCCTGGAGCGGGGCGAGATCGCGGGCACAGTCGGCGACGTGGAGAGCCTCACGGTTGTGGACGAGTTCACCGTCGATCTGAAGACGAAGACGCCGCAGGCGCTGTTCATGCAGGTGCTGGCGGACCGTCAGATCACGTTTGCCTCGCCGGCGGCGTACATCCAGTACCGCGAAGACATCGCGCGAAACCCGGTCGGCACGGGTCCGTACAAGTTCAAGGAGTGGCAGGAGCAGGTCTCCGTCACCTACGAGCGGAACGAAGACTACGCGTGGGCGCCGGAGTGGGCGACGAACAAGGGGGCCCCGTACCCCGACGAGTTTGTCATCCAGATCCTGGCGCAGGACGCGGTGGCCCGTGCGGCGGCCTTCGAGGCCGGCGAAGTGGACTGGATCCAGCACTTCCAGTTCATCGACATGGAGCGCTTCGCGAAGCAGGACAACCGCGCCATCCTTGGGCGTATGTCTTCGGGTATGCCGTGGTTCCTGCACATCAACTCGACGCGCTGGCCCACCGACGACATCGTCGTCCGCAAGGCGCTGAACCACGCGGTCAACAAGAAGCTCGTGGTGCAGCGCGGCAACGGCGGCATCCCGCGCATCGCCGGCAACATCCTCACGCCGGGCACCATCGGCTACAACGAGGCGATGGAAGACCTGTATCCGTGGGACGTTGGCCTTGCCAACAAGCTGCTGGATGACGCCGGCTACGCTCGCGGCGACGACGGCTTCCGCTACCGCGACGGTGAGCGCATGCAGGTCGAGTTCCCGAATACGCCCAACCCGTTGAGCGAGCTGTACAAGCTGGACATCGAGTCCAGCATTGGCATCTTCGTGGACATCCCGAACGTCGAGTTCGCGACCTACATCAACGACATGGCGCAAGGGAAGTACACCCACCAGTGGACCGGCGGGCGTGGCCCTGACGCCGACGTGCTGTACGCGAAGTACCACACGTCGAACTACGGGCTGCCGGGCCGCGCGTTCGCGTTCCTCAACTACAACGGTGAGCCGGGCGTGGCGACCGAGGGCGACCCCATCGACGCATTGCTCGACGGGGCCCGCGCCGAGTTCGACGAGTCCAAGCGCGCCGAGATGTGGATGGAGGCGAACCGCCTGATCCAGGAAGCCGCCGTCAACATCCCGCTGGCCGACGCCATGGCGCAGTGGTTCTACAACAGCGACCAGATCGGTGGCGTGGCGCACTCCACGCTGCTCGACCAGGCGTTCGCGATGGACTTCTACGACAAGAAGGGCGGCTAG
- a CDS encoding ABC transporter substrate-binding protein, producing the protein MALAGGVGVAALAACGEGEVEIREVEVEKIVTVTEIQQVEVEKVVTQEVIKEVEKAVVVEKEVVVEREVVVEKEVIVEIEAETAARGLQKGVNLFRSDESVPLGEWNPTRGGRITWGTPGPITSLNPVRMDQWSYRNGFPIYENLYTWAPGNRIIPWLAADLPELSADRLTRRIPLRRDVKFHDGTPFNADAVTFNFMLFLDESLERGEIAGKVGDIESVTKVDDFTIDLKTKTPQALFMQVLADFQITFASPQAYITYREDIARNPVGTGAYKFKEWQEQVSVTYERFDDYAWAPEWATNKGAPYPDEFVVQILAQDAVARAAAFEAGEVDWIQHFQFIDLERFAKQDNRIILGRLAPGMPWFLHINSMRWPTDDIVVRKALNHAINKKLVVQRGNGGIPRIAGNILTPGTIGYNPDMEDLYPWDVGKANQLLDDAGYTRGEDGFRYRDGQRMQVEFPNTPNPLSELYKLDIESGIGIFVDIPNVEFATYINDMAQGKYTHQWTGGRGPDADVLYAKYHTSNYGLPGRAFAFLNYNGEPGVPTEGDPIDALLDGARSEFDESKRAEMWMEANRLIQEAAVNLPLSDAMGQWFYNRDQIGGVALSTIHEPATVLDFYDKKGG; encoded by the coding sequence TTGGCCCTCGCGGGCGGCGTCGGCGTTGCCGCGCTCGCAGCGTGCGGCGAGGGCGAGGTCGAGATCAGGGAGGTCGAGGTCGAGAAGATCGTCACCGTCACCGAGATCCAACAGGTCGAGGTCGAGAAGGTGGTGACGCAGGAAGTCATCAAGGAAGTCGAGAAGGCCGTCGTCGTCGAGAAGGAAGTCGTCGTCGAAAGGGAAGTCGTCGTCGAGAAAGAAGTGATCGTCGAGATCGAGGCCGAGACGGCCGCTCGCGGCCTTCAAAAGGGCGTCAACCTCTTCCGCTCCGACGAATCCGTCCCGCTCGGCGAATGGAACCCGACCCGCGGTGGCCGGATTACCTGGGGAACGCCGGGCCCGATCACGTCGCTCAACCCCGTGCGAATGGACCAGTGGTCCTATCGCAACGGCTTCCCGATTTACGAGAACCTGTACACGTGGGCGCCGGGCAACCGGATCATTCCGTGGCTGGCCGCTGACCTGCCGGAGCTGTCCGCTGACCGCCTGACCCGCCGCATTCCGTTGCGGCGGGACGTGAAGTTCCACGACGGCACGCCGTTCAACGCGGACGCGGTGACCTTCAACTTCATGCTGTTCCTGGACGAGAGCCTGGAGCGGGGCGAAATCGCGGGCAAGGTGGGAGACATCGAGAGCGTCACGAAGGTCGACGACTTCACCATCGACCTGAAGACGAAGACGCCGCAGGCGCTATTCATGCAGGTGCTTGCCGATTTTCAGATCACGTTCGCCTCACCGCAGGCCTATATCACCTACCGCGAAGACATCGCGCGCAATCCCGTCGGCACCGGCGCCTACAAGTTCAAGGAGTGGCAGGAGCAGGTCTCCGTTACCTACGAGCGGTTTGATGACTACGCCTGGGCGCCGGAGTGGGCGACGAACAAGGGAGCGCCGTACCCGGACGAGTTCGTGGTTCAGATTCTGGCGCAGGACGCGGTAGCCCGCGCAGCGGCCTTCGAGGCCGGCGAGGTGGACTGGATCCAACACTTCCAGTTCATCGACCTGGAGCGCTTCGCCAAGCAGGACAACCGCATCATCCTTGGACGCCTGGCCCCGGGCATGCCGTGGTTCCTGCACATCAACTCGATGCGCTGGCCCACCGACGACATCGTCGTCCGCAAGGCGCTGAATCACGCCATCAACAAGAAGTTGGTGGTACAGCGTGGCAACGGCGGTATTCCGCGCATCGCGGGCAACATCCTCACGCCGGGAACCATCGGCTACAACCCGGACATGGAAGACCTCTACCCGTGGGACGTCGGCAAGGCCAACCAGCTGCTGGATGACGCCGGCTACACGCGCGGTGAGGACGGCTTCCGCTACCGCGACGGCCAGCGCATGCAGGTGGAGTTCCCCAACACGCCGAACCCGTTGAGCGAGCTGTACAAGCTGGACATCGAGTCCGGCATCGGCATCTTCGTGGACATCCCGAACGTCGAGTTCGCGACCTACATCAACGACATGGCGCAAGGGAAGTACACCCACCAGTGGACCGGCGGGCGTGGCCCTGACGCCGACGTGCTGTACGCGAAGTACCACACGTCGAACTACGGGCTGCCGGGCCGCGCGTTCGCGTTCCTCAACTACAACGGCGAGCCGGGCGTGCCGACCGAGGGCGACCCCATCGACGCACTGCTCGACGGCGCGCGCTCCGAGTTTGACGAGTCCAAGCGCGCCGAGATGTGGATGGAGGCGAACCGCCTGATCCAGGAGGCCGCTGTCAACCTTCCGCTGTCGGACGCCATGGGGCAGTGGTTCTACAACAGGGACCAGATCGGCGGCGTGGCGCTCTCCACAATCCACGAACCAGCCACCGTGCTCGACTTCTACGACAAGAAGGGCGGCTAG
- a CDS encoding ABC transporter permease, protein MAWRRLRRNLAAMSGGVVLILFALCAVFADVIAPEGINTKPTLESVLENRLRPPWSSGTRVGESGEVEPAFFPFGTDDIGRDVFSRVVHGSRISLRVGFVAVLLAGAGGTILGMAAGYFGGRIDMVISRLLDVLLAFPGLLLAIVIVASLGPSLTNAMIALGVAGIPFYARVVRGSTLSAKEFGYVRAARAIGMRDTRIIVRHILPNILSPILIMSTLGLGSTIISAAGLSFLGLGASPPTPEWGLEIAQYRAVLALAPWICIFNGLALALTVLSFNMLGDGLREALDPQASAWAQ, encoded by the coding sequence ATGGCGTGGCGGCGGCTGCGCCGCAACCTCGCGGCCATGTCCGGCGGCGTGGTGCTGATTCTCTTTGCGCTCTGCGCCGTCTTTGCCGACGTGATCGCGCCGGAAGGCATCAACACGAAGCCGACGCTCGAGTCCGTGCTCGAAAACCGCCTGCGCCCGCCTTGGTCCAGCGGCACTCGCGTGGGCGAGAGCGGCGAGGTTGAGCCGGCTTTCTTTCCGTTCGGCACTGACGACATCGGCCGCGACGTGTTCAGCCGCGTGGTGCACGGCTCGCGCATCTCGCTGCGGGTCGGGTTCGTGGCGGTACTGCTGGCCGGGGCCGGCGGCACGATTCTCGGCATGGCCGCCGGCTACTTCGGCGGACGGATCGATATGGTCATCAGCCGTCTGCTCGACGTGCTGTTGGCGTTTCCGGGGCTGCTGCTCGCCATTGTGATCGTTGCGTCGCTCGGGCCTAGCCTGACGAACGCCATGATTGCCCTAGGAGTTGCGGGCATTCCCTTCTATGCGCGTGTGGTGCGTGGCTCGACGCTCTCCGCCAAAGAGTTCGGCTACGTTCGAGCAGCCCGCGCGATCGGCATGCGCGACACGCGCATCATCGTGCGTCACATCTTGCCCAACATTCTCAGCCCCATCTTGATCATGTCCACGCTGGGGCTGGGCTCGACCATCATCTCGGCGGCCGGGCTCAGCTTCCTGGGCTTGGGCGCCTCACCGCCGACGCCCGAGTGGGGCTTGGAGATCGCCCAGTACCGCGCGGTGCTCGCCCTGGCGCCGTGGATCTGCATCTTCAACGGCCTGGCGCTGGCCCTGACGGTGTTGTCGTTCAACATGCTGGGGGACGGCCTGCGCGAGGCGCTGGACCCGCAAGCGAGCGCCTGGGCGCAGTAG
- a CDS encoding EamA family transporter, protein MPPAALALVFTAAALHAAWNLLAKRGQGHPVFFWLALVIASVLYLPAFIVGVVLEPIPAAGWGWIVATGLLHAAYFWSLANAYARADLSVTYPLARGLGPTLVLIVSIWLIGESVSPTGLAGVLTVVAGIYVLNLRSWHPSSLLDPARALLQPGGRYAAVTGVLIASYTLVDKQGVAIVNPLTYVYLMWLIAAATLTPVVLARYGRRPWRHVSVSMRDVTLVAILCVAAYLLVLIALTMAPAPYVSAAREVSILIGAALGMTLLREPRTAPRMVGAGAIAAGAALVALA, encoded by the coding sequence GTGCCTCCGGCTGCGCTGGCGCTGGTATTCACGGCGGCCGCGCTGCACGCCGCCTGGAATCTGCTCGCCAAGCGCGGCCAGGGACACCCGGTCTTCTTCTGGCTCGCCCTGGTCATCGCGTCGGTGCTCTATCTGCCGGCGTTCATCGTCGGAGTCGTTCTCGAGCCAATCCCGGCTGCGGGCTGGGGCTGGATCGTGGCTACGGGGTTGCTGCACGCGGCCTATTTCTGGTCGCTGGCCAACGCCTACGCACGCGCCGACCTTTCGGTCACCTATCCATTGGCGCGGGGCCTCGGGCCGACGCTGGTGCTGATCGTGAGCATCTGGCTCATCGGCGAGTCGGTGTCGCCCACGGGGCTCGCCGGCGTGCTGACGGTGGTTGCCGGGATCTACGTGCTCAACCTGCGGAGCTGGCATCCCAGCTCGCTGCTGGATCCGGCACGCGCATTGCTGCAACCCGGCGGACGCTATGCGGCGGTCACCGGCGTGCTGATCGCCTCGTACACACTGGTGGACAAGCAAGGCGTGGCCATCGTCAACCCACTCACCTACGTCTACCTGATGTGGCTCATTGCCGCCGCGACGCTCACGCCGGTGGTGCTGGCCCGCTATGGACGCCGCCCCTGGCGTCATGTGTCCGTGTCCATGCGCGACGTGACGCTGGTGGCCATCCTGTGCGTGGCCGCGTATCTGCTGGTGCTCATCGCGCTCACCATGGCGCCCGCGCCCTACGTCTCCGCCGCCCGCGAGGTCAGCATCCTGATCGGCGCGGCCCTCGGCATGACGCTCCTGCGCGAACCGCGAACCGCGCCGCGGATGGTCGGCGCCGGCGCCATAGCGGCCGGGGCGGCGCTGGTGGCGTTGGCGTAG